Part of the Fodinicola acaciae genome is shown below.
CGTATCCGGCGATCCACCTGACCGGCACGAACGGCAAGACCTCGACGGCGCGGATCATCGACTCGCTGTTGCGCGCGCAGGGCCTGCGGGTCGGCCGCTACACCAGCCCGCACCTGGACAGCCCGGCCGAACGGATCAGCCTGGACGGCGAGCCGATCGACCCGGAGCGGTTCGTCGCCGCCTATCGCGACGTCGCGCCGTACGTGCAGCTGATGGACGAGCGCAACGCCGACCCGGTCACCTACTTCGAGCTGATGACCGCGATGGCCTTCGCCGCCTTCGCCGACGCGCCGGTCGACGTGGCCGTCGTCGAGGTGGGGCTCGGCGGCACCTGGGACGCCACCAACGTCATCGACGCCGGCGTCGCGGTCGTCACGCCGATCGGCCTCGACCACGTGGAGCTGCTCGGTCCGACGATCGCCGACATCGCCAAGGAGAAGGCCGGCATCATCCACGAAGGCGCGACCGTCGTGACCGCCGTACAGCCGGCCGAGGCCGCCGAGCCACTGCTGCGCCGCGCGGTCGACGTCGGCGCGACCGTCGCGCGCGAGGGCCAGGAGTTCGGCGTCGTCGAGCGGCAGATCGCGGTCGGCGGCCAGATGCTGTGGCTGCAGGGCCTGTCGGCGCGATACGAGGAGATTTTCCTGCCGCTGCAGGGCGCTCACCAGGCGCAGAACGCGGCGCTCGCGCTGGCCGCCGTCGAGGCGTTCCTCGGCGCCGGCCGCGAGCGGTCGCTGGACGCCGACGGCGTACGCGAGGGCTTCGCCGAGGTCAGCTCGCCCGGTCGGCTGGAGCGCGTACGGACCAGTCCGACCGTGCTGCTGGACGCGGCGCACAACACGGCTGGCATGCAGGCGCTGGTCGACGCGCTTCGCGAGGAGTTCGCCTTCAGCCGGCTGGTCGCGGTGCTCGGCGTGCTGGCCGACAAGGACACCAACGGCATGCTCGAGCTGCTCGAGCCGTACGTCGACGCCGTGGTCGTCACGCAGAACAGCTCGCCGCGGGCGCTGCCGGCCGACGACCTGGCCGCGGTCGCCGTCGAGATCTTCGGCGCCGACCGGGTCGACGTGGAGCTGCGGCTCGACGACGCGATCGAGGCGGCCGTACGCCGCGTCGAGGAGGACCCGGACGCGCCGCTGGGCGGTCAGGGGGTCATCATCACCGGCTCCGTCGTGACGGTCGCCGACGCGCGGAGGCTGCTGGCCCGATGACCGACCCGGACCAGCCGCCGACGCAATCGGATTCCGATTGTAAAGACTCGTCTACTGTAGACAATCCACCGCCGACCTCCGGCCTGCGCAACCCGGCGGCCGCCGCGCGCGGTGTGGGTGCGGCGACGCTGCTGCTGGAAGCGCTGGTGCTGCTGCTCGCGCTCGTACCGCTGGTGAAGCTCTCCGGCCGCGTCTCCGGCGCGCAGATCGGCATCCTGCTCGGCCTGGTCGCGCTGTGCGTGCTGACCTGCGCGGTGCTCAAGCGCGCGTGGGGCTGGCATGTCGGCACGGTCATCCAGGTCGCGGTGATGGCGACCGGCTTCTTCAACTGGGCGCTGTTGGTGCTCGGCGTGGTGTTCCTGGCGATCTGGCTTTACGTCCTCCACGTGCGTCGCACGCTCACCCGGCCGGCCCGTTTCACGCACTGACCTGCCTGTACGGGCAGAAACGCCGAGATAACGGGAAATACGGCACTCGCGGCAGGAGAACCGGAAATAGGCTGCGGCCATGAACGCCGAAGATCCGGGTGGCTTCAGCACGATCGTGGGCCGGCCGCAGTACTACATCGACTTCCTCGATGCGCGTACGGAGATCCCGGACGAGAGCGTGGTCAAGGAAACCATTCTCCGCCTGCTCGATCTGCGTGACGGCCTCGCGGTGCTGGACGTCGGCTCGGGGATCGGCGCGGACACGATCGAAGTCGCGAAGCGGGTTGGCCCGGCCGGACGGGTCGTCGGTCTCGACCGGAGCGCCGAGATGGTCGCGGAGGCCCGCGGCCGGGCCGACCGGCCGGTCGAGTTCGTCGAGGGCGACGCTCACCGTCTGGAGTTCGACGACGCGACCTTCGACCGCTGCCGCAGCGAACGAATGCTCATCCACGTCGCCGACCCGGTCACGGCCGTAGGCGAGATGGTGCGGGTCACCCGACCTGGCGGGCTCGTCGTGCTGTCCGACATCGACGCCGGCACGATGTTTCTCAACAGCACGAACGTCAAGCTCGCGACCGCGCTCGCGCAGCGGACCTCGGACGCGTTGGCGCACGGCTGGCTGGGTCGTCGGCAGCAGCGCTATCTGGTCGAGGCGGGTCTGGAGGACGTACGCTGCGTCGCTCAGGTGATCCAGAACAGCGTCAGCTTCATGCGGATCGTGTTCGCCGGTCCGCTGCGTGCCATGGTCGCGGACGGCGTCGC
Proteins encoded:
- a CDS encoding bifunctional folylpolyglutamate synthase/dihydrofolate synthase, whose translation is MAKRKDDARKASEQLEEVLAALQARGQGRMLPDRTRIVELLDLLGNPQKAYPAIHLTGTNGKTSTARIIDSLLRAQGLRVGRYTSPHLDSPAERISLDGEPIDPERFVAAYRDVAPYVQLMDERNADPVTYFELMTAMAFAAFADAPVDVAVVEVGLGGTWDATNVIDAGVAVVTPIGLDHVELLGPTIADIAKEKAGIIHEGATVVTAVQPAEAAEPLLRRAVDVGATVAREGQEFGVVERQIAVGGQMLWLQGLSARYEEIFLPLQGAHQAQNAALALAAVEAFLGAGRERSLDADGVREGFAEVSSPGRLERVRTSPTVLLDAAHNTAGMQALVDALREEFAFSRLVAVLGVLADKDTNGMLELLEPYVDAVVVTQNSSPRALPADDLAAVAVEIFGADRVDVELRLDDAIEAAVRRVEEDPDAPLGGQGVIITGSVVTVADARRLLAR
- a CDS encoding DUF4233 domain-containing protein, coding for MTDPDQPPTQSDSDCKDSSTVDNPPPTSGLRNPAAAARGVGAATLLLEALVLLLALVPLVKLSGRVSGAQIGILLGLVALCVLTCAVLKRAWGWHVGTVIQVAVMATGFFNWALLVLGVVFLAIWLYVLHVRRTLTRPARFTH
- a CDS encoding methyltransferase domain-containing protein, giving the protein MNAEDPGGFSTIVGRPQYYIDFLDARTEIPDESVVKETILRLLDLRDGLAVLDVGSGIGADTIEVAKRVGPAGRVVGLDRSAEMVAEARGRADRPVEFVEGDAHRLEFDDATFDRCRSERMLIHVADPVTAVGEMVRVTRPGGLVVLSDIDAGTMFLNSTNVKLATALAQRTSDALAHGWLGRRQQRYLVEAGLEDVRCVAQVIQNSVSFMRIVFAGPLRAMVADGVATAGEVDDFWAELAQGERDGWLCSGVVCFTVVGRRPR